One window of the Bos indicus isolate NIAB-ARS_2022 breed Sahiwal x Tharparkar chromosome 15, NIAB-ARS_B.indTharparkar_mat_pri_1.0, whole genome shotgun sequence genome contains the following:
- the LOC109569463 gene encoding olfactory receptor 8J3-like, which translates to MANGNFTRVIEFILTGVSEHPDLQIPLFFVFLVIYGLTVTGNLSIITLTSVDSRLQTPMYFFLRHLAIINLGNSTVIAPKMLISFLVKKHTTSYYECATQLGGFLVFIVAEVLLLAVMAYDRYVAICNPLLYMAVVSRRICLLLVSLTYLYSFSTAIVASSSVFSVTYCSCNIINHFYCDIAPLLALSCSDTSFPETFVFISAATNLAFSIIIVLISYFNIVLSILKIRSSEGRKKAFSTCASHMMAVSVFYGTMIFMYAQPQTNHSMDTDKVASVFYTLVIPMLNPMIYSLRNKDVKAALKRFLTNSCCSFKLMQF; encoded by the coding sequence ATGGCTAATGGAAATTTCACCCGAGTCATTGAATTTATTCTCACAGGAGTCTCAGAACATCCAGACCTCCAGATCCCACTCTTCTTTGTCTTCCTGGTCATCTATGGACTGACCGTGACAGGGAACCTAAGTATCATCACCCTCACCAGTGTGGACTCTCGGCTTCAGacccccatgtatttcttcctcagGCACTTGGCTATCATCAATCTTGGCAATTCAACTGTCATTGCCCCTAAAATGCTGATCAGCTTTTTAGTAAAGAAACACACTACCTCCTACTATGAATGCGCCACCCAACTGGGGGGGTTCTTGGTTTTCATTGTAGCTGAGGTGCTCCTGTTagctgtgatggcctatgaccgctatgtggccatttGTAACCCCCTGCTCTACATGGCGGTTGTATCTCGGCGGATCTGTCTTCTGCTAGTTTCCCTCACATACCTCTATAGCTTTTCCACAGCTATTGTGGCCTCATCTTCTGTATTCTCTGTGACTTATTGCTCTTGCAATATCATCAATCATTTTTATTGTGATATCGCCCCTCTGCTAGCATTGTCCTGCTCTGATACTTCCTTTCCAGAAACATTTGTGTTTATATCTGCAGCTACGAATCTGGCGTTTTCCATAATTATAGTTCTCATATCTTATTTCAACATTGTTTTGTCCATTCTCAAAATACGTtcatcagaaggaaggaaaaaagcctTTTCCACCTGTGCATCACATATGATGGCGGTATCTGTCTTCTACGGCACAATGATATTCATGTATGCGCAGCCTCAAACTAACCATTCTATGGATACTGATAAAGTGGCCTCCGTGTTTTATACTCTGGTaatccccatgctgaaccccatgatctacagcctgaggaacaagGACGTGAAAGCCGCCTTAAAGAGATTTCTGACAAATTCATGCTGTTCTTTTAAGCTGATGCAATTTTAG